A region of Chroococcidiopsis sp. SAG 2025 DNA encodes the following proteins:
- a CDS encoding ParA family protein, protein MTKILAIFNQAGGVAKSTLTYNLGYHLGQKGHRVLLVDMDPQASLTKFMGLVPAQLQQTVSDAIVEELPLPIHKGIHGIDLAPSNRILSGAEMQLVSASMRDLRLREAIEPVQDSYDFVLIDCPPSLGLLSYISLVAATHVLVPVETHLKAFEGTDELLQTLTHVKNKANRKLQVIGFVPTRYAQQNSADRRTLGAIAEQLSSWGKIFPPIPRATAFVDATEDRVPLAIYEPKHPAVAILDQLAIYVESLK, encoded by the coding sequence ATGACTAAGATACTTGCTATATTCAACCAAGCGGGTGGTGTCGCCAAATCTACCCTCACCTATAACTTGGGCTATCACTTGGGACAAAAGGGACACCGCGTTTTGCTCGTCGACATGGACCCCCAAGCCTCCTTAACTAAATTTATGGGTTTGGTTCCAGCGCAGTTACAGCAGACGGTTTCAGATGCCATAGTCGAAGAGCTACCGCTGCCGATTCACAAAGGAATCCACGGTATCGACTTAGCTCCTAGCAACAGAATTTTGAGTGGGGCAGAAATGCAGCTAGTGAGTGCTAGTATGCGCGACTTGCGCCTCAGGGAAGCGATCGAGCCAGTCCAAGACTCTTACGACTTTGTTTTAATTGATTGCCCGCCCAGCTTAGGGTTACTCTCGTATATCTCTCTCGTAGCAGCGACTCACGTTCTAGTTCCTGTCGAGACGCACCTCAAAGCCTTTGAGGGGACGGACGAACTGTTGCAAACCCTAACGCACGTCAAAAATAAAGCTAACCGGAAATTACAAGTGATTGGATTCGTCCCGACTCGATACGCTCAGCAGAATTCAGCAGATCGGCGCACATTGGGAGCGATTGCCGAACAGCTTTCGAGCTGGGGCAAAATCTTTCCTCCTATCCCTCGCGCCACAGCTTTTGTAGACGCTACGGAAGACCGAGTGCCTTTAGCTATTTACGAGCCTAAGCATCCGGCTGTAGCTATCCTCGACCAACTAGCTATATACGTGGAGTCCCTAAAATGA
- a CDS encoding XisI protein: MGKVEDYRDYIQSLLSEYASYKSLSDDIEAQTIFDTDRDHYQLVDVGWHDNHRVYGCVLHLDIKDGKIWIQHDGTEIGIAERLVELGVPKQDIVLAFQAPYKRQYTGFAVS, encoded by the coding sequence ATGGGAAAGGTAGAGGACTATCGCGACTATATTCAAAGCTTACTATCTGAATACGCTAGCTACAAATCATTGTCTGATGACATTGAAGCTCAGACCATTTTTGACACTGATCGCGACCATTATCAGTTAGTCGATGTTGGCTGGCACGACAACCACCGCGTGTACGGTTGCGTGCTGCATTTAGATATCAAAGATGGCAAAATCTGGATTCAGCATGATGGCACTGAGATCGGAATAGCCGAGCGATTGGTCGAGTTAGGTGTGCCAAAGCAAGATATTGTTTTGGCGTTTCAAGCTCCTTATAAAAGGCAATATACAGGTTTTGCAGTGAGCTAG
- a CDS encoding ParB/RepB/Spo0J family partition protein codes for MSRSKRSDKPFGGKITAPTPAWLSPLDADTPATESKAKLSEIHLPQQQPRRYFDPQALQELVVSIEQHGILQPLLVRPLTSGGYELVAGERRYRAATAANLTEVPVVVRELSDEAALQLALIENLQREDLNPVEETEGILQLLAFQLGQSVELIPSLLRQLFNQEFRSSTPAQVTGEIAPDNNVIINPNESKRSPNQPLKNQKAATDNNVIIAPDDSPNSPSNTKSALEQQQVERVFTALGMMSWESFVTNRLPLLNLPQDVLGALRSGQIAYTKAKAIARAKDEKSRTNLLEAAIANNWSLSEIKAQIDALAPKTEPPPLQHRFETTIRQAKKASVWSDPKKQVRLESLLAELEFLLAET; via the coding sequence ATGAGCCGCTCCAAGCGTAGCGACAAACCCTTTGGGGGAAAAATTACTGCCCCTACCCCTGCTTGGTTATCCCCGCTGGATGCTGACACTCCTGCTACTGAATCCAAGGCGAAGCTTTCTGAAATTCACCTGCCCCAACAACAACCTCGACGTTATTTCGACCCTCAAGCTTTACAAGAGTTAGTTGTCTCTATCGAACAACACGGCATTCTGCAACCCCTCCTCGTGCGTCCCCTCACATCGGGAGGATACGAGTTGGTGGCGGGAGAACGGCGCTACCGTGCGGCTACAGCAGCCAATTTGACCGAAGTTCCAGTTGTCGTGCGGGAGCTGAGCGATGAAGCTGCTCTGCAATTAGCTTTAATCGAAAACCTGCAACGAGAAGATCTCAACCCAGTCGAGGAGACAGAAGGCATCCTGCAATTGTTAGCTTTCCAATTGGGTCAAAGTGTAGAGTTGATTCCCAGCTTGCTACGCCAATTGTTCAATCAAGAATTCCGCTCCTCAACCCCAGCGCAGGTAACTGGGGAAATAGCGCCTGATAATAACGTTATTATCAATCCCAATGAGAGTAAGCGATCGCCTAACCAACCCCTGAAGAATCAAAAAGCTGCCACTGATAATAACGTTATTATCGCCCCCGATGACAGTCCAAACTCGCCTAGCAATACTAAGTCAGCCTTAGAGCAGCAGCAGGTAGAACGAGTTTTTACCGCGCTGGGGATGATGAGTTGGGAGTCATTCGTCACCAATCGACTGCCCCTACTCAACCTACCCCAAGATGTTTTAGGGGCGCTGCGCTCCGGTCAAATTGCCTATACCAAAGCCAAAGCCATTGCGCGGGCGAAAGATGAGAAATCCCGTACAAATTTACTGGAAGCAGCGATCGCCAATAACTGGTCGCTGAGCGAAATCAAAGCACAAATCGACGCTCTAGCTCCAAAAACAGAGCCACCCCCCCTACAGCACAGGTTTGAGACTACAATCCGTCAAGCGAAAAAAGCTTCTGTCTGGTCAGACCCGAAAAAGCAAGTCCGCCTGGAATCGCTTTTAGCTGAATTGGAGTTCCTGCTGGCGGAAACTTAG
- a CDS encoding XisH family protein, with the protein MSAKDLFHNAVKIVLQKEGWLITHDPMLIRLGGIEMQIDLGAEKIIAADKDGQKIAVEVKSFLGTSAISDFHTALGQFLNYRLALEEQDPKRILYLAVPEDTYYTFFALQFIQGAIKRYQLKLIIYDPQREVIVRWER; encoded by the coding sequence ATGTCGGCTAAAGATCTTTTTCACAACGCTGTCAAAATTGTCCTTCAAAAAGAAGGGTGGCTAATTACTCACGACCCAATGTTAATTCGCTTGGGTGGGATTGAGATGCAGATCGATTTGGGTGCAGAAAAAATAATAGCCGCCGACAAAGACGGACAGAAGATAGCAGTCGAAGTTAAAAGTTTTCTGGGAACATCTGCTATTTCTGATTTTCATACTGCATTAGGACAGTTCCTAAATTATCGTTTGGCATTAGAGGAGCAAGACCCAAAGCGGATTTTGTATCTAGCTGTTCCAGAGGATACTTATTACACCTTCTTCGCCCTTCAATTTATCCAAGGGGCAATAAAGCGCTATCAACTCAAGCTAATCATTTACGATCCTCAAAGGGAGGTAATAGTCAGATGGGAAAGGTAG